The following proteins are co-located in the Camelina sativa cultivar DH55 chromosome 12, Cs, whole genome shotgun sequence genome:
- the LOC104732055 gene encoding uncharacterized protein LOC104732055, with protein sequence MAVLRYAVFSSPSPLLPSYSTGRRVSLKVTRCSSVSVPFSSKSSRRKNYLRPKILRTLNPKPQETALIGIKTPENVPPSDVVSNESDDVEEEEEVQVLSSSVVPKEGNGELSKLSPKLIAKYGWWLIGIFAFQTVCAVLFLGDSTKSDNTPETSSGSGGRQDGERESSVVLLEDLEMNVKIAEIRMMAREARKSEGKQAEDETGVDIEKEIGARLSNMEKRLNSQRKGLAGLRVDPLDESGNDDLNNEKSLMFEKKYKFKAEKPPTGNVKGFGGSKGNNELVSETEKAGKNGSVSESQEGEKNPEEQQKKAGDSDSKMVSGAAQDPEQRRPSNETKKSKKSGNRVSGTPNMEAGSGFGSTSLSGKHGDVRKGKPLRRAREEKQSEKDNNMWWLKLPYVLRILMRSKIDQDISEGYFTLRSESMEQNEGQISHMIAFEDQSDARNFSYLLESVFEDLDEFIADIAPVSTKDLYDEVSSGGKNVIVVRKRQLTLYAGQPFEDVERALRTLIQEQR encoded by the exons AAAATTACCTCCGACCCAAAATTCTCAGAACCCTAAATCCGAAGCCTCAAGAAACCGCCTTAATCGGAATCAAAACGCCGGAAAATGTTCCTCCGAGCGACGTAGTGTCTAACGAGAGTGATGatgtagaggaggaggaggaggttcaGGTCTTAAGTAGCTCTGTTGTGCCAAAAGAGGGGAATGGTGAACTGAGTAAGCTCTCTCCGAAGTTGATAGCCAAGTATGGATGGTGGTTGATCGGAATTTTCGCATTTCAAACTGTTTGtgctgttttgtttcttggagACTCAACAAAATCGGATAACACGCCGGAAACTTCAAGTGGTAGTGGTGGTCGTCAAGACGGGGAAAGAGAGAGCAGTGTGGTTTTGCTTGAGGATCTTGAGATGAATGTGAAGATTGCAGAGATCAGAATGATGGCACGTGAAGCACGTAAAAGTGAGGGTAAGCAAGCAGAGGATGAAACTGGGGTTGACATTGAGAAAGAGATAGGAGCAAGATTGTCTAACATGGAGAAACGGTTGAATTCTCAGAGAAAAGGTTTGGCGGGATTGCGTGTAGACCCGTTGGATGAATCTGGAAATGATGATTTGAATAATGAGAAAAGTTTGATGTTTGAGAAGAAGTATAAGTTTAAAGCTGAGAAGCCACCAACGGGTAATGTGAAAGGTTTTGGTGGAAGTAAGGGAAACAATGAGCTAGTGTCTGAGACTGAGAAGGCAGGGAAAAATGGGAGTGTTAGTGAATCACAAGAGGGTGAGAAGAATcctgaagaacaacaaaaaaaggctGGGGATTCAGATTCCAAGATGGTTTCTG GTGCTGCTCAGGATCCTGAGCAAAGACGACCATCAAACGAAACTAAGAAGTCAAAGAAATCTGGAAACCGAGTGAGCGGAACACCGAATATGGAAGCTGGTTCTGGATTTGGTAGCACTTCGTTGTCAGGGAAACATGGAGACGTCAGGAAAGGAAAACCGCTGAGGAGAGCAAGGGAGGAGAAACAATCTGAGAAAGATAATAATATGTGGTGGCTGAAGCTTCCTTATGTGCTG AGAATTCTCATGCGGAGTAAAATAGATCAAGACATATCCGAGGGATATTTTACCTTAAGAAGCGAATCTATGGAACAAAATGAGGGCCAGATTTCACACATGATTGCATTTGAGGATCAAAGTGATGCTAGAAACTTCTCTTATCTGCTTGAATCAGTTTTTGAAGACTTAGATGAGTTCATTGCAGATATAGCTCCTGTATCAACCAAG GATCTTTATGACGAAGTGAGTTCTGGTGGTAAGAATGTGATAGTTGTGAGGAAGAGGCAGCTTACATTGTACGCTGGACAACCATTCGAAGACGTTGAAAGAGCTTTGAGAACTCTGATTCAAGAACAAAGATGA
- the LOC104732056 gene encoding crescerin-1-like has protein sequence MALRNIENARPISQERPKKLAKLSKQPEIVSKQPEIGLNDENNPVAVPESTVEYVASENLKPIEDPESSVKRLVEELGSKDWIKVCESLNNTRRFAIYHSSLLLPILEKLIVVMVKAMKNPRSALCKTSIMTCSDIFIAYGEKLLQGPHLKSMDDLLLQLLMKASQDKKFVCEEADKALNTMVNSVARLPLLRKLQTYVRHSNPRVRAKAAMSTSNCVSKMELNEMEEFGMVVLAQMAADLLSDKLPEAREAARGMVNSVFQKFTWIAEEDEDGSSKQEAWQKFCEKNVTGLNAQAMIKIVSSQ, from the exons ATGGCGTTAAGGAACATTGAAAACGCACGTCCGATCTCACAGGAACGACCTAAGAAGCTGGCTAAACTCTCAAAGCAACCAGAGATTGTCTCAAAGCAACCAGAGATTGGTCTGAACGATGAAAACAACCCTGTCGCTGTGCCTGAATCGACTGTTGAATACGTTGCTTCGGAGAATCTCAAACCAATTGAAGATCCTGAATCCTCTGTCAAG AGGTTAGTAGAAGAATTAGGATCAAAGGATTGGATTAAAGTATGCGAGTCATTGAACAACACAAGGAGATTTGCAATTTATCACTCTTCTCTGTTGCTACCAATACT AGAAAAGCTTATAGTTGTGATGGTGAAGGCAATGAAGAACCCTAGAAGTGCTTTGTGCAAGACTTCCATTATGACTTGTTCTGATATCTTCATTGCTTATGGAGAAAAGTTGCTCCAAGGACCTCATTTGAAATCAATGGACGATCTg CTGTTGCAGTTGCTGATGAAAGCTTCACAAGACAAGAAGTTTGTGTGTGAAGAAGCAGATAAAGCGCTGAACACGATGGTTAACTCGGTGGCTCGCTTGCCTCTTTTGCGTAAGCTCCAGACTTATGTCCGTCACAGTAACCCTCGTGTCAGGGCCAAAGCTGCTATGTCTACTTCCAACTGCGTTTCTAAAATG GAGCTAAATGAAAtggaagagtttgggatggTTGTGCTTGCGCAAATGGCTGCGGATTTGTTGAGTGACAAGTTGCCAGAGGCAAGGGAAGCCGCGAGGGGTATGGTGAACTCGGTTTTCCAGAAATTTACATGGATTgcagaagaagacgaagacggaAGCAGCAAACAAGAAGCTTGGCAGAAGTTTTGTGAAAAGAATGTAACAGGGCTCAATGCACAAGCCATGATCAAGATTGTCTCATCTCAATAA